In Rutidosis leptorrhynchoides isolate AG116_Rl617_1_P2 chromosome 2, CSIRO_AGI_Rlap_v1, whole genome shotgun sequence, one genomic interval encodes:
- the LOC139887991 gene encoding putative F-box protein At3g10240, whose product MENERILSITKGPNSESVIGNTSSIHDLSDYHIVEILLGLPVKTIIGCKCVCRDWLNLISDSHFINLHLTKSPECFMLLDHEFTMDSMPKPKYLRLLGIQEEHGCNHLHHDPIMSLDLNLAPVFQDSRPFAVWSVNGLICLIASGYKSVMIFICSPITREYMILPKQIDSTEDNILNCYGFGVSSLTGEYKVLRVFQDVGSSIRVLYAEIYTLGSGKWRSLAPCNVTYSIYGRRGTFLNNHVHWNIDDNIKKICRFNVDKETFDVLPYPPVVGLEDTYFNLGVRNDDAGVTVNLNE is encoded by the exons atggaaaaCGAGAGAATTTTGTCAATAACTAAAGGCCCCAATTCGGAATCAGTTATTGGCAATACATCCTCCATTCATGACTTATCAGATTATCACATTGTTGAGATCCTTCTTGGACTTCCTGTTAAAACAATCATCGGTTGCAAATGTGTTTGCCGTGATTGGCTTAATCTTATTTCCGACTCTCATTTTATCAATCTTCACCTCACCAAATCACCTGAATGTTTCATGCTTCTTGATCATGAGTTTACTATGGACAGTATGCCTAAACCGAAATATTTGAGGTTGTTAGGGATTCAAGAGGAACATGGATGCAATCATTTACACCACGATCCAATCATGAGTCTTGATCTTAACCTTGCTCCTGTTTTTCAAGATAGTCGACCGTTTGCGGTGTGGTCAGTTAATGGTTTGATATGTTTGATTGCTAGTGGATACAAAAGTGTTATGATTTTCATATGTAGTCCGATCACTCGAGAATATATGATACTTCCTAAACAGATAGATAGTACAGAAGATAATATCCTAAACTGTTATGGTTTTGGAGTCAGTTCATTGACTGGGGAATACAAAGTTTTAAGGGTTTTTCAAGATGTTGGATCGTCTATACGCGTGCTATATGCCGAGATTTACACTCTTGGCAGTGGCAAATGGAGAAGTCTTGCTCCTTGTAATGTTACTTATTCTATTTATGGGCGTAGGGGAACGTTCTTGAATAACCATGTTCATTGGAATATTGATGACAATATTAAAAAGATTTGCAGATTTAATGTTGATAAAGAGACATTTGATGTACTTCCCTATCCTCCAGTAGTAGGTTTAGAAGATACATACTTTAATCTGGGAGTTCGAAATG ATGATGCTGGTGTAACTGTGAATCTTAATGAATAA